Proteins found in one Serinicoccus marinus DSM 15273 genomic segment:
- a CDS encoding diacylglycerol/lipid kinase family protein — MVSSRRAAVIVNPTKFGDVEAVRGRVTRVCERLGWDEPLWLETTAEDPGVGQTQEALEAGVDLVCPLGGDGTVRTVGSGLAGTGTAMGLLPGGTGNLLARNLDLPVDSVEEALEAALTGTSTPIDTCRLELIRPTSAQLADRLEDEDDPARNVDFDDAVDQRDDEDVREEHRFLVMAGLGFDAEVMASVPEKLKARVGWMAYLVAGLRHLKGPQFTIDLRLDGADPTHRRVRSVMVGNVGKLQGGMELLPDAIADDGTIDAVLLSPEGIVGWAATIAQLSTRRKIGHKRVDHFQGKEVRIVSDTPVELEIDGDPLGSALAVRVQIDPGSLLVHLPSSSRAVLHRPS; from the coding sequence ATGGTTTCTTCGCGCCGCGCCGCGGTCATCGTGAACCCGACGAAGTTCGGGGACGTCGAGGCCGTCCGCGGCCGGGTGACGCGGGTCTGCGAGCGACTGGGATGGGACGAGCCGCTGTGGCTGGAGACCACGGCCGAGGATCCCGGGGTGGGGCAGACGCAGGAGGCGCTGGAGGCCGGCGTCGACCTCGTGTGCCCGCTCGGGGGCGACGGCACGGTGCGCACCGTCGGGTCCGGGCTCGCCGGGACGGGGACGGCGATGGGCCTGCTGCCCGGTGGCACCGGCAACCTGCTGGCGCGCAACCTCGACCTGCCCGTCGACTCCGTGGAGGAGGCGCTCGAGGCGGCCCTCACCGGCACGAGCACCCCCATCGACACCTGCCGGCTCGAGCTCATCCGGCCCACCTCGGCCCAGCTCGCCGACCGGCTGGAGGACGAGGACGACCCCGCGCGCAACGTCGACTTCGACGACGCCGTGGACCAGCGCGACGACGAGGACGTGCGCGAGGAGCACCGCTTCCTGGTCATGGCCGGGCTGGGCTTCGACGCCGAGGTGATGGCCTCGGTGCCGGAGAAGCTCAAGGCGCGGGTGGGCTGGATGGCCTACCTCGTGGCGGGACTGCGGCACCTCAAGGGCCCGCAGTTCACCATCGACCTGCGGCTCGACGGCGCCGACCCCACGCACCGCCGCGTGCGCTCGGTCATGGTGGGCAACGTCGGCAAGCTGCAGGGCGGGATGGAGCTGCTGCCGGACGCCATCGCCGACGACGGGACCATCGACGCGGTGCTCCTGTCCCCCGAGGGCATCGTGGGCTGGGCCGCGACGATCGCCCAGCTCAGCACCCGGCGCAAGATCGGCCACAAGCGCGTGGACCACTTCCAGGGCAAGGAGGTCCGGATCGTCTCGGACACGCCGGTCGAGCTGGAGATCGACGGGGACCCGCTGGGCTCGGCCCTGGCGGTCCGGGTCCAGATCGACCCGGGCAGCCTGCTCGTGCACCTGCCGAGCTCCTCCCGGGCCGTGCTCCACCGCCCCTCCTGA
- a CDS encoding DUF4446 family protein, with translation MDLELLAWIAGGVAVLALLVAAIAWRRLRVVDRRLTQLVEAGAPTTPERERIEALEAELTTLRGDLAQALRHVAVVRYDAFGDMGGRMSFSAAVVDDTGDGMVISSIHARGESRTYAKGIVGGDSEIVLTPEERQALDAARTGRDD, from the coding sequence GTGGACCTCGAGCTGCTCGCCTGGATCGCCGGTGGGGTCGCCGTGCTCGCCCTGCTGGTCGCGGCGATCGCCTGGCGGCGGCTGCGCGTGGTGGACCGCCGGCTGACCCAGCTGGTGGAGGCCGGGGCGCCGACCACGCCGGAGCGGGAGCGGATCGAGGCGCTCGAGGCCGAGCTCACGACGCTGCGCGGCGACCTCGCGCAGGCGCTGCGACACGTGGCCGTGGTCCGCTACGACGCCTTCGGCGACATGGGCGGGCGGATGAGCTTCTCCGCCGCCGTCGTCGACGACACCGGCGACGGCATGGTCATCAGCTCGATCCATGCTCGTGGCGAGAGCCGGACCTACGCCAAGGGCATCGTCGGCGGCGACTCCGAGATCGTGCTGACCCCGGAGGAGCGCCAGGCGCTCGACGCCGCCCGCACCGGCCGGGACGACTGA